TAGgaaaattaatcaattaattgattaaagTTGGACACACGtattgatatgaaaattttatatgtacCTTTCATGATTTGGTCTCCTCTGATGCAAATTTCTCCGGGCTGGTTACGCCCCAACGACGCACCAGTTTCGGTGTCGACGATTTTCATCTCGGCGTTTATGACCACAGTCCCGCACGCACCGGACTTGATCTCGAATGGCTGCTTCGCGAATGCTAAACACATCGAAAGCACCGGCCCAGCTTCCGTCATTCCATAACCCTACATTAACATTATTGGCGTTTTAATCCACTATATATATACCTctccaatttaatttttttcaatcattAAATTTAAGAACATGATCGAGGTCTAATAGTCCATCTTACACCAATTAATTATCCAAATTTGGGACGATGTCTCATATTGGACACCCAATTGTAACAAATTTGAactccaaaaaattaaaatttaaaacatggaagaaataaatattaattgcaaaaaaaaattgagaaaattaaTATCATGTTCCAAGAAGGCTTTGTTTGATTAACGTGTGAATAATCAAAGTCAACTAATGTGATAGTGAGATGAGATCCCAGTTCACACGACATGGATGCATCCATCGTTTCAAGCGATTGGCATATTTAATCATtttctcaaattaaattaaaaaacgataataacaaatatattcttttaatttaatcattaaTGCAGTATTTGGAAGCTCGTAATTGTACTTTATTTTGACCTTAATTGCCTGCAATTAACTTAATTCTCGTTGAAGTTTAGCTAACGACGTAATTCATTAATAAATTAACTACAAATTCAGAATTTTCAGAaagttataaaatataaatttctaaAAGATGGCAAGTGCTATTGACGTGGTCAGATTTTGGAATAACTCAGTCGTCTGAGATATTGCGGGTcgatgaaaatcatataattaattattaactcGCATATGTTCGGGTTTGAGATTCAAATATAACAagtaaaaaaattgtatttaaattaGTTCCATGAATGAAATAATCATTTTCCATAGTCAATTTTTTTTGGGTgtacattaaatattttaaaataaaaattcttaaataattaaaagaaattaaataattaccTGGCCAACTGTTGCATTAGGAAACTTGGCCCTTGCAGCATCCTCGAGCTCCTTCCCCAGTGGTGCCGCCCCAGACATCACCATTCTCACAGATGAAAGGTCATATTTTTGGACGACCGGGCTCTTGGCGATAGCCAGAACAATAGGCGGAACGAAGGGACCGATGGTTACTTTATATTTCTGTATGAGCTCCAAAACTGAGATAATCTCAAACTTCTGCATGATCAGGATGGCCGCCCCGACCCGCAACCCGCAAAGCAGGACGGAATTCAACGAGTATATGTGAAACATGGGCAGGACACACAGCATCACGTCTTCGCTGTGAATGTACAGGTTAGGGTTTTCACCATCAACCTGCTGCGCAACACTGGTGACCAGCCCCTTGTGCGTGAGCATCACGCCCTTGGGCAGCCCAGTCGTCCCCGAGGAATATGGCAACGCCACCACGTCGTCCGGGTGGATCTTCGCAGCGGGAATGTCCCTCTCATCCGCCGACGTCAGCTCGGAGAAGCTGAGGCACCACTCGACCGGCGGTGTGTCGATGCACATAACCTTCACGCCGTTGTCCAATGCGTATCCCTCGACTTTCGCGACGTGACAAGCTTGTGTTATGATGATCTTGGCTTTGGAGGCCTTGGCTTGTTTCACCACCTCGGCAGGGGTAAATAAGGGATTCGCCATGGTCGTTATGGCGCCGATATGGGAAGAACCTAGGAAGACGAACACATATTCGGTCGAGTTGGGGAGGAGGAGCATGATGATATCGCCTTGTTGGATCCCGAGTTTGCTCAGGCCGCTCGCGACCTTTCTAGACATCAGCTCGACTTCCTCGTACGTGTAAACTTCCCCGGTCGGGCCATTTATGAGACATGGCCTCGTACTATGTTTGGATATGTTTTCGAAACAATATGAATGCAAAGGGAGGTGTTTTGGTATGTAGATATCGGGGAGTTTCGATCGGAATATTATATCTTCTTCCTTAGATATTGGATCCATTTCCATTATTTAGTGAAAGaaagatgatgaaaaattatGGGTATCgactttttttttaagttgTAGAATACCCTAAAAATGAATGTTAGAGTGTTTGGAGTATAAATATGGGCAAGTTTAATTTGGTGAGGGGGTTGGTGAAGGGTTGGGAGTTTACTTGATTAAGGGTTTCGTGTAATTAAGGGTGAATCAATTAGAGAGATCATATANTGTTGATTtgatttgtaaaataattttttaggaaATAGATTTctgtataaaatttaatttttatttattttaaaaaatatatgatccCTTCATTGTTCTCACATGATGAAAGAACGTGTGGTGGGGTTGGTAGGAAAAATTGGGAGGTTTGGGTGGAGGTTGGGTCCATGGAGGTAGGTAATATGGAGATGTTTTCGATTGCTtgactttaaaaaataaaaataaaatgacataaaaattaatttaatttttccacGTAGCATTTACTTCACCAAGACCACGGCGGAAGAAGGgaagaacaaattttttttttattatcccCATGCGTGAAACGACGACGTTTCTACTAGCCACGACGTTACCATGATGTCGTGCTTACGTCGTACTTGGACTCATTCATAACGTGGTTGGTGGCTGTGTTATTGAGGTAAAATTAAGAAACAAGATATAGTATGTCTGAACTTTTTGCCCATTAATaagattgtaaaaaaaataactgaatttaaattaattttaaatattttaaaaaataacgtTTACCCATTTTccagatatataaatataattaaattagtatTCAATAACATTTTATGGTActcttatatttatttaaggaattcaacatttcaaaaaatatatttttttaaataaacgccatcaaaaaattaatgaaattatatcccatgaaaatattacaccttttgcatttaaaaaattGCCCCGATTTTCTAAAAGATCTCACTATATAAATgtgtttttttccttaaaaaaataactCTCTTATGTATTAAAAATACATAGttcaatataattatttttaataacatAACATACCGTGAGTCTAGCGaggaaaaaatatcaaatatatatatatatatatatacacgttaaaaataagaataggtcatttgtgagacggtctcacaaatatttatctgtgagacgggtcaatcctatcgatattcacaataaaaaataatacttttagcataaaaaataataattttcatggatgacccaaataagaaatatgtctcacaaaatacgatacgtgagaccgtctaacacaaattttgaaccaaaaaTAAAGACTTGATTTGTCAATAAGTTTGACCGTATAATCGTAGAAATATTACATTATTAACTAAAATAGAAATGGAGAGAGCAAGGTATATAATCTTTATTCACCTTTCTCTCCTCTTCGATCACCTTCTCTTGTCGGGTAAAACATTCTGGTCCAGCCGTCCCGAATCCACCATGAAGCATCACCCTTTCCGGCCGCCACCACGGAAACCTGGTTCTTCTTTTCATatctatttaaatttaatagacTGGAACGAGGTGAAAATTTATCTTACTAACTACGTGATGTTTTTGTACTTTATGGAACTTTCTACAGATGAGCCGATGACATTTACATCATTTGACACTAAAATATCGAGTTTCAACGATATATCAAGTTCGAGACTCAATTGTAACAACAAAACATCTCACCAACTAAAAAAATTGCGCAAAAAATCCAACTTATTATCAGGTTTTTAAATCGGAATCaatccaaatatttttatatgtttttttttaaataatatttaaactaaAACAACATTAacgtaaataaattttttttattaatatactGATTGAATAGAACAATTAGGTAAGGTTGTAAGGATATCAAATAAGACCCGACCAATCAGCCAAATTTACATCGGGCTTATGTTATTTGGGTCGGTCCAGATTAAATTTTTAGCCTATGTCCAAAAAAAGCCCATTTGAACCGTCCAGTTTCCAGTCTTTAGCCTAAGCCCATTTAAAAGTGCTCGCTCGCGCAAAAACCTCGACCCGCTTCTGCAGCTCTTCTCCTTCGAAATACTGCAGCGGAAATCGAAACTCGAGAGATAGAAAGCGAAAAAAATCGGTGAGAAAAAGCTCGATAGAGGTGAGAAATGGTGAGGCTAACGGCGGATTTGATTTGGAAAAGCCCCCACTTTTTCAACGCACTTCGGGAGCGAGAATTAGATCTCAGAGGTGCTTCACTCTCTCTGGAAATGTGTTTGATTTGTCTATAAACTTGATGTATGGGCTACTCTTGCAGTTTATTTGATTCGTGTTTTGTTTTCGACAGGAAACAAAATGGCTGTTATTGAAAACATTGGTGCCACTGAGGTTAATTTTTCTTCTATTACGTCTCATTTTAGCTTTCTTTGCACAACCCTTTTACTTTAAGCTGAATGTTCAGTTTTTTGTCATCAAAAATCTCTTCTCGTTTTGAAAGTTTTGATGGGTTTTTGTGTTATTAGCTGTTTTCAAAATTTACTGTAGTTTGTGTTGGTTATTTGTTCTTTGTTTTTGGGTTGATTTAAAACTGCAGGACCAATTTGACACCATTGATTTATCTGACAACGAGATTGTTAAGCTCGAGAATTTTCCCCAATTAAATCGACTCGGTACTTTGCTGTTGAACAACAATAGAATTACTCGAATTAATCCCAATCTTGGAGGTGAGGTTTAAACTGAAAATGACTCAAATTTCCTGCGAAAAAATGTATGCATGACTTGTTTATTAACTATTTTTTTGGCTTAAAAATTTGCAGAGTTTTTACCCAAATTGCACACCTTGGTGCTGACTAACAATAGGTTAACTAACCTGGTTGAAATAGACCCACTTGTATCGCTCCCAAAGCTGCAGTTCCTTAGTCTGCTCGACAATAGCATTACGAAGAAACCAAATTACCGTTTGTATGTTATCCACAAGTTGAAGTCTCTACGTGTGTTGGATTTCAGGAAAGTCAAAGAAAAGGTTAGATTTTGTATATTCAGAGCCTTCTTTATTCTGTTTGGACTGATTATTAAATCTTGATCAAGTCAGGAGTAGTGTGAACAACATTTCCTATCCTAATAAACCTCTTTTCTGATTGCAGTTATCTATTTTCTTCTTTATGATCTGTTTTTGCTTGCGAGTTGCATTGTTTACCACTTCTTCAAAAGCTTATTAtatattcataatattttaCTTCATTTGGATAACTGCGAAGCAATGCCTTTCCACTGCTGTGCTTTGCTAAAGTTTGTCTCTGCAATATTACAGGAGCGGGTTGAAGCCAATAAATTGTTTGCATCCAAAGAAGCTGAAGAAGAGGCCAAAATGGAATCAGCAAAGACAGTTGTACCTGATGAGATTCCAACCACCCAAGATGTTGCAAAAGAGGACCAAGCTCATAAACCAGTTGCTCCTACTCCGGAACAAATTTTGGCTATTAAGGTACATTTTTTTCCTACCGATTTCGTTTTATCCTCTTCCTATTTTAGGATCGATATGAAAAGCATTGTAGTGGTTCCATGTTCATGGCAACAAAAGTGCCAATAAGAAGAAGGTAAGATAGGTTGCTATTACTAATTTCCTTTAATCTCTCAAATAGTTTTGATTGGAAAATTGATTATTAAGGAGAAAAGGAGAAGATTCAGTTTCTTGGTGTAAAAGAAAGGGATATGAATTTGATATGACGAGACAGAAGTTAATGTTCTATTCTGCCTTCGAGTTTGGGGTTTTAACGGATGGAAATAAAATTTTCGAgcattcttcttttttcttctctcttAGCTTATCATACTCCCACTGTTCTTATTAAGTTGATCCTGGCAGTACCTAATCTCTGGTATTGCTTTAATGCATGCACCTCCAGCTGGctttttaattttctcatatatcATTGCAGGCTGCCATTGTGAATTCTCAAACTCTCGAGGAGGTGGCAAGGCTTGAACAGGTGTGGTAAAAATTGATGCATTGGAAAACGATTCTCTTCTTCTGCTGGATGCAAGAGGGTacataatttcatttttctcaatgATTTTGTGATGATTTTTCAGGCGCTAAAGTCAGGCCAGCTTCCAGCTGATTTGAATTTCAGTGAGAGTAACAGTTTGCCTAAAAATGGAAGTGCCCAACCGGATAATATGATATCTGATGGAAAAGAAGCAATTGACAAGCCCAAAGACACTGAATCCGAGCAGAAAGAGGATGGGCCTGCAGAAATGGAAGAGGTAATATGAATAGCTGAATGTTTctgtttattgttttttatattcCTTTCTGTTTTTAGCGTCTGGTCTTGTGGCTGTTTTGGCATAACTATTATTTCGAGGAAATGGAATTTATTCTTCTGACTGAAAAAAAGCACTCTCTTGTATGAAGACTCTACGATAGGTGgatatgaaattaaatttgatatattgtCAAGACTATCTAATCTTCAAATTCATTATCTTGAGATTGAATCTATATGATTGCCTAGCCGAATTTTCCGTCATCTGCACAAGGCTTTAACATCTTTTATCTTTGGTTATCTTACCAGGAATGAACTCTTACTCCTCTGTCAGTGTACAATGCATATCATGAATTGAGACCAGAATGGTGTTATAGGTACTTTTTGCTTCTGAAATTTGTCTTTGTAGTACTCATCGGAGAGAGATTAAAGAACCGACACGCGAAGTCAGTCGCCCGGTTGGATTGATGCCTTGTGCTATATATCTCACGATGATATTTCAGGAAAAACCTCTCGTGTTGAGGgatattttcaaatgagttttcCTTACCAAATTCTTGTTGAAATTTAGTTGTTCAGGGGATTATATTCCCATACTTTCTTTATATGGGTTGATCGAAAAAGGGTTTCGACAGTATCGATTGGCTGTTTCTGGTTTAGCCCATTAATGAATACGCCCATTTAATAGAGTTTATTTATTAAGTCCAATGTGatgtgagacagtttcacgaatttttatctgtgagacggaccAATCTtactgatattcataataaaaaaaaatattcttagcataaaaagtaatattttttatggataatctaaataagatattcgaccaacgaaattgatccgtgagatcatcttacaagagtttttgtgttatttattatctcaactcctattttatcaaaataaataaatatataccaTAAAAATAACGCACGTGTGTAATGTTGAAATACATGCGAAGTCATAACTCGTAAtagtgaaatttgaaaattattccTTTGATATTTGCGTACGTGAATCACGGCTTGTAAAATTCCAACCCGATTAGAGCATCTGTTTCCCCTTCAACGACCGAATCAACCGAGGGCTTAACCAGTCGTCTTTTTTATGGTAGGTAAAAAAATttcgatttatatatataacgaTAAAATAAATAGTATATCATTTCATTTTAGGACGTAAACGAAAATTATAAaagatataatataaaaatgtaaataaattatatttaaatttcatcaaACAATTTTCATCAAtcaatcaatttatttaaaaaactaaCTAATACTCATTCGTTgaataaagaaataatataaGTTATGATTCACGAATACTTGCAACTTGAGCTTGTTGGgtattttgacaaaaaaattatacaaaatttaaatttacaggTCATGATTATGTATATAGGCCAAGTATTTTAAAAGAATTGGGCAAGAGTGTCGAGAAAGAGTCCAGTCTTTGTTCCGCCCCTTGAATCAACCCTGCCAACCAAATGTTAATTTAgtgtaaatatattaatacTTATTGTTACTTTTTTGTATTGGACAATCGTCAGGATGTAATTTAGTATTTTGTAAATCAAATTATTTGGTTGAATCGTAATAAGCAAACTTTTTGTAACAAACTCGActgatgtgacttcgttgaaatggattagccgggtaaggagctccaacaggtcaaatcaataatttatagtttttagggaatttgagtgaagataatggcttcaatagcacctgcaaacaatgaaaggaactcgtgaatgggcgccgaaggggtgtccggcgtgaccattccgatgcttaagtcagcaggtgtaAAAGAGGAAGCTCTTTAGACAAAATATTGCTGCGGGTATGAATAGGTGTGTGCACATGTGTTTAAATGTAGAatgaacctgatatttatagtaggagagaATGAGGTAGATACCTCGTTTCCCGCGCATACCTACTAAATATGTCAAGTCGGCCGCCCATACCTCCTGATGACTTATATGACACGCCAAAGTTAAGTTGCTCTGACAGATAAGATTGTCCATATCAATATACTcaagtgtggttcaattctcgaggtggctcgggtggtcggttacccgggtgcttgtataagagcccgggcgtctggttgcccggggagtagagcccaGGTTTGCACCTGCCCGGCTTCAAAAGAATtcatcctgcagattgaccctgatttggaaatccatctgatatcccgggtcatccatgacccgggctcttacagggttatcaaacctggctcggggctccgtatCTCGACCATTTCGAGCCCGGGAGACACgaggccccgacatcttatctcaagtccatgagacatgagactccggctcctcatcccatctctgggagacatgaagcccccgatgcttttataaaaccaaattgatcatctctttgggaatccaagcatgactaatcgggacagcgagtatgactttagcccgactatttaagggatgtgtgatgatacccctgtaagagcccgggtcatggatgacccgggatatcagatggattcccaaatcagggtcaatctgcaggatgaATTCTTTTGAAGCCGGGCAGGTGCAAACCtgggctctactccccgggcaaccagacgcccgggctcttatacaagcacccgggtaaccgaccacccgagccacctcgagaattgaaccacacttgAGTATATTGATATGGACAATCTTATCTGTCAGAGCAACTTGACTTTGGCGTGTCATATAAGTCATCAGGAGGTATGGGCGGCCGACTTGACATATTTAGTAGGTATGCGCGGGAAACGAGGTACCTACCCCATtctctcctactataaatatcaggttcatTCTACATTTAAACACAGGTGCACACACCTATTCATACCAGCAGCAATATTTTCTCTAAAGAGCTTCCTCTTTtacacctgctgacttaagcatcggagtggccacgccggacacccttccggcgcccattcacgagttcctttcattgtttgcaggtgctattgaagccattatcttcactcaaattccctaaaaactataaattattgatttgacccgttagagctccttacccggctcatccatttcaacgaagtcacatcatcGATCAATAAAATATTGGCAAAAAGACAAACTCGTGATATTTTGGTCACCTCGATACCTCGTGAgggcttattattattattattattattattattattattattattattattctgtGAGGTGGGATTACTTAACTTTTTGGAATGTGAAAAATAAATGTGGGAGCTTAATCATTGGGATTGCATAATTAAATGATACTAATCAAGATCACTGCGCCATTAGCAAACCCAAACAGTGAGCTCTTACTTTTCCAGTACGCGTCCCCTCCGGATTCAACGTGCTTGCCAGT
This sequence is a window from Primulina huaijiensis isolate GDHJ02 chromosome 13, ASM1229523v2, whole genome shotgun sequence. Protein-coding genes within it:
- the LOC140991908 gene encoding 4-coumarate--CoA ligase 2-like; this translates as MEMDPISKEEDIIFRSKLPDIYIPKHLPLHSYCFENISKHSTRPCLINGPTGEVYTYEEVELMSRKVASGLSKLGIQQGDIIMLLLPNSTEYVFVFLGSSHIGAITTMANPLFTPAEVVKQAKASKAKIIITQACHVAKVEGYALDNGVKVMCIDTPPVEWCLSFSELTSADERDIPAAKIHPDDVVALPYSSGTTGLPKGVMLTHKGLVTSVAQQVDGENPNLYIHSEDVMLCVLPMFHIYSLNSVLLCGLRVGAAILIMQKFEIISVLELIQKYKVTIGPFVPPIVLAIAKSPVVQKYDLSSVRMVMSGAAPLGKELEDAARAKFPNATVGQGYGMTEAGPVLSMCLAFAKQPFEIKSGACGTVVINAEMKIVDTETGASLGRNQPGEICIRGDQIMKGYLNDPVATENTIDKEGWLHTGDIGFIDDDDEIFIVDRLKELIKYKGFQVAPAELEALLLNHPSVSAAAVVSMQDEQAGEVPVAFVVRSSGSTVTEEKIKKYVSDQVVFYKRLNRVFFIDSIPVSPSGKILRKELRARLAAGLPN
- the LOC140990811 gene encoding U2 small nuclear ribonucleoprotein A'-like isoform X1, with product MVRLTADLIWKSPHFFNALRERELDLRGNKMAVIENIGATEDQFDTIDLSDNEIVKLENFPQLNRLGTLLLNNNRITRINPNLGEFLPKLHTLVLTNNRLTNLVEIDPLVSLPKLQFLSLLDNSITKKPNYRLYVIHKLKSLRVLDFRKVKEKERVEANKLFASKEAEEEAKMESAKTVVPDEIPTTQDVAKEDQAHKPVAPTPEQILAIKAAIVNSQTLEEVARLEQALKSGQLPADLNFSESNSLPKNGSAQPDNMISDGKEAIDKPKDTESEQKEDGPAEMEEYSSERD
- the LOC140990811 gene encoding U2 small nuclear ribonucleoprotein A'-like isoform X2; the encoded protein is MVRLTADLIWKSPHFFNALRERELDLRGNKMAVIENIGATEDQFDTIDLSDNEIVKLENFPQLNRLGTLLLNNNRITRINPNLGEFLPKLHTLVLTNNRLTNLVEIDPLVSLPKLQFLSLLDNSITKKPNYRLYVIHKLKSLRVLDFRKVKEKERVEANKLFASKEAEEEAKMESAKTVVPDEIPTTQDVAKEDQAHKPVAPTPEQILAIKAAIVNSQTLEEVARLEQALKSGQLPADLNFSESNSLPKNGSAQPDNMISDGKEAIDKPKDTESEQKEDGPAEMEEE